One Ricinus communis isolate WT05 ecotype wild-type chromosome 1, ASM1957865v1, whole genome shotgun sequence DNA window includes the following coding sequences:
- the LOC8264609 gene encoding protein CRABS CLAW isoform X2 yields the protein MNLEEKVTMDLVPPSEHLCYVRCNFCNTVLAVGIPCKRLLDTVTVKCGHCSNLSFLSTRPPLQGQCLDHQLTLQSFFSDLKKGQSSSSSSSTSSEPLSPKAPFVVKPPEKKHRLPSAYNRFMKEEIQRIKAANPEIPHREAFSTAAKNWARYIPNSTAGSVSGSSCNTD from the exons aTGAACCTGGAGGAAAAGGTGACCATGGACTTAGTTCCACCATCTGAGCATCTCTGCTATGTCCGTTGCAACTTCTGCAACACTGTTCTTGCG GTTGGAATTCCATGCAAGAGATTGCTGGATACAGTGACAGTGAAATGTGGTCATTGTAGTAACCTATCTTTTCTCAGCACCAGACCTCCACTCCAAGGTCAATGCCTTGATCATCAATTGACTCTTCAG AGTTTCTTCAGCGATCTCAAAAAGGGTCAGTCTTCATCGTCCTCTTCATCCACATCAAGTGAACCATTGTCACCGAAAGCACCTTTTGTAGTCAAGC CACCTGAGAAGAAACACCGACTTCCATCTGCTTACAATCGATTTATGaa GGAGGAGATACAGCGCATCAAGGCTGCAAATCCTGAGATACCGCATCGAGAAGCATTCAGCACTGCAGCAAAAAAT TGGGCTAGGTACATTCCGAACTCTACAGCTGGATCAGTTTCTGGTAGCAGCTGCAACACT GATTAA
- the LOC8264609 gene encoding protein CRABS CLAW isoform X1, whose product MNLEEKVTMDLVPPSEHLCYVRCNFCNTVLAVGIPCKRLLDTVTVKCGHCSNLSFLSTRPPLQGQCLDHQLTLQSFFSDLKKGQSSSSSSSTSSEPLSPKAPFVVKPPEKKHRLPSAYNRFMKEEIQRIKAANPEIPHREAFSTAAKNWARYIPNSTAGSVSGSSCNTGYYIFAGLMK is encoded by the exons aTGAACCTGGAGGAAAAGGTGACCATGGACTTAGTTCCACCATCTGAGCATCTCTGCTATGTCCGTTGCAACTTCTGCAACACTGTTCTTGCG GTTGGAATTCCATGCAAGAGATTGCTGGATACAGTGACAGTGAAATGTGGTCATTGTAGTAACCTATCTTTTCTCAGCACCAGACCTCCACTCCAAGGTCAATGCCTTGATCATCAATTGACTCTTCAG AGTTTCTTCAGCGATCTCAAAAAGGGTCAGTCTTCATCGTCCTCTTCATCCACATCAAGTGAACCATTGTCACCGAAAGCACCTTTTGTAGTCAAGC CACCTGAGAAGAAACACCGACTTCCATCTGCTTACAATCGATTTATGaa GGAGGAGATACAGCGCATCAAGGCTGCAAATCCTGAGATACCGCATCGAGAAGCATTCAGCACTGCAGCAAAAAAT TGGGCTAGGTACATTCCGAACTCTACAGCTGGATCAGTTTCTGGTAGCAGCTGCAACACT GGTTATTACATTTTTGCAGGATTAATGAAGTGA